From a region of the Eublepharis macularius isolate TG4126 chromosome 7, MPM_Emac_v1.0, whole genome shotgun sequence genome:
- the CRNKL1 gene encoding crooked neck-like protein 1 has protein sequence MASTAAGKQRIPKVAKVKNKAPAEVQITAEQLLREAKERELELLPPPPQQKITDEEELNDYKLRKRKTFEDNIRKNRTVISNWIKYAQWEESLKEVQRARSIYERALDVDYRNVTLWLKYAEMEMKNRQVNHARNIWDRAITTLPRVNQFWYKYTYMEEMLGNVAGARQVFERWMEWQPEEQSWHSYINFELRYKEVDRARSIYERFVIVHPDVKNWIKYARFEEKHSYFAHARKVFERAVEFFGEDHMDEHLYVAFAKFEENQKEFERVRVIYKYALDRIPKHEAQELFKNYTIFEKKFGDRRGIEDIIVSKRRFQYEEEVKANPHNYDAWFDYLRLVESDADPDAVREVYERAIANVPPVQEKRHWKRYIYLWINYALYEELEAKDPERTRQVYQACIELIPHKKFTFAKIWLLYAQFEIRQKNLQFARRALGASIGKSPKNKLFKGYIELELQLREFDRCRKLYEKFLEFTPENCTSWIKFAELETILGDIDRARAIYELAIGQPRLDMPEVLWKSYIDFEIEQEDYENTRNLYRRLLQRTQHVKVWISFAQFELSAGKDDSLPRCRQIYEEANKTMRNCEEKEERLMLLESWRNFEEEFGTESSKERVEKLMPEKVKKRRKLQAEDGSDAGWEEYYDYIFPEDAANQPNLKLLAMAKLWKKQQEDDNPERDPDKDADESSP, from the exons ATGGCGTCTACGGCGGCCGGGAAGCAGCGAATACCCAAAGTGGCGAAG gtgAAGAACAAAGCACCAGCAGAGGTTCAGATAACAGCTGAACAGCTCTTAagagaagccaaggaaagggAGCTCGAACTTCTTCCCCCGCCCCCTCAACAGAAGATCACAGATGAAGAGGAGCTGAATGATTACAAACTTCGAAAAAGAAAA ACTTTTGAAGATAATATACGAAAAAATCGGACTGTTATCAGCAACTGGATCAAGTACGCACAATGGGAAGAAAGCCTGAAAGAGGTACAAAG GGCTCGTTCCATTTACGAGCGTGCTCTAGATGTGGACTATCGAAATGTCACCCTTTGGCTGAAGTATGCCGAGATGGAAATGAAGAACCGACAGGTAAATCATGCCCGAAATATCTGGGATCGCGCTATCACTACTTTACCAAGAGTCAACCAGTTCTG GTACAAATATACTTACATGGAAGAGATGCTGGGAAACGTTGCTGGAGCCCGCCAGGTGTTTGAACGCTGGATGGAATGGCAGCCCGAGGAACAATCATGGCATTCCTACATTAACTTTGAGCTGAGATACAAGGAGGTGGACAGAGCCCGTTCCATTTATGAGAGAT TTGTAATTGTACATCCTGATGTTAAGAACTGGATCAAGTATGCCCGTTTTGAAGAAAAGCACAGTTATTTCGCCCATGCCAGGAAAGTCTTCGAGAGGGCAGTGGAGTTTTTTGGAGAAGACCATATGGATGAGCATCTGTACGTAGCTTTTGCCAAATTTGAAGAGAACCAGAAAGAG TTTGAAAGGGTGAGGGTGATCTACAAATACGCGTTGGATCGAATCCCAAAGCACGAAGCCCAGGAGCTGTTCAAAAATTacaccatttttgaaaaaaaatttggGGACCGGAGAGGCATTGAGGACATCATTGTCAGCAAGAGGAGGTTCCAGTATGAAGAAGAAGTGAAG GCCAATCCCCATAACTACGATGCCTGGTTTGATTACTTGCGGCTTGTGGAAAGCGACGCTGATCCTGATGCTGTGCGTGAAGTTTATGAAAGAGCCATTGCAAACGTTCCTCCAGTCCAAGAAAAGAGACACTGGAAGAGGTACATCTACCTGTGGATCAACTACGCGCTTTACGAAGAGTTAGAGGCGAAG GATCCAGAGCGGACGAGGCAAGTGTATCAAGCCTGCATTGAACTCATTCCTCACAAAAAG TTTACGTTTGCCAAAATATGGCTGCTCTATGCTCAGTTTGAAATAAGGCAGAAGAATCTCCAGTTTGCCCGGAGAGCCTTG GGAGCCTCCATAGGCAAGTCTCCAAAGAACAAGCTCTTCAAAGGCTACATTGAGCTAGAGTTGCAACTACGGGAGTTTGATCGTTGCCGGAAGCTCTATGAGAAGTTTCTGGAGTTCACCCCTGAAAACTGCACCTCCTGGATCAAGTTTGCCGAGCTGGAAACCATTCTTGGCGACATTGACAGAGCCAGGGCAATATATGAATTGGCCATCGGCCAGCCACGACTGGACATGCCAGAG GTTCTCTGGAAATCTTATATTGACTTTGAGATTGAACAGGAAGACTACGAGAACACAAGGAATCTTTATCGGCGATTGCTTCAAAGAACGCAGCATGTCAAG GTGTGGATCAGTTTTGCGCAGTTTGAGCTCTCAGCAGGGAAAGACGACAGCTTGCCACGATGCAGGCAGATCTATGAAGAGGCCAACAAAACCATGCGCAACTGTGAGGAGAAAGAGGAGCGGCTTATGCTGCTGGAATCCTGGAGGAACTTTGAAGAGGAATTTGGAACAGAATCCAGCAAAGAGCGGGTGGAGAAACTCATGCCAGAGAAAGTGAAGAAACGGAGGAAGCTTCAGGCTGAAGATGGG tctgatgctggctgggaagaaTATTACGATTACATTTTCCCCGAGGATGCTGCCAATCAGCCCAACCTCAAACTGCTTGCGATGGCTAAACTCTGGAAAAAGCAGCAAGAAGACGACAACCCAGAGAGGGATCCAGACAAGGACGCTGATGAAAGCAGCCCCTAA